The following coding sequences are from one Novosphingobium sp. Gsoil 351 window:
- a CDS encoding FAD-binding oxidoreductase — MDDVAVIGAGIAGLATALNLQERGRSVKLYDPLGVGLGCSWGSGGLINPDAHLPVAMPGMIRNVPRWLLDPLAPLAVRPADALASLPFLARWLLASRPAAVREGVDALRALHRNTLREYRMLLGDAYPDHVHERGGITLLIGEQPSPAERLAAELRRELGIVCEELDRREIEARVPGIASHARRALYFPGNAHTPDPAALCVALGDRFREQGGAFRSIKVDRIVAGDDFCTLWAGGEAHLADQVVVAAGARTPTLVKPLGLKIPLVAERGYHLQLVDPSLELSAPMIYREGGFALTPMRGGMRLGGTVEIADADAPPNYARAEALWGRAQRLFPGLTAADKRPWMGSRPALPDSVPAIGRLLRAPRVAIVAGHGHDGMIGGPASGRLVSELICGQATHIEHRPYRPDRFGWSTVLRQAW; from the coding sequence GTGGACGACGTGGCGGTGATTGGCGCCGGCATCGCTGGGCTGGCGACGGCTCTCAATCTCCAGGAGCGCGGCCGATCTGTGAAGTTGTACGATCCGCTAGGCGTAGGCTTGGGCTGCTCGTGGGGCAGCGGCGGGCTTATCAACCCCGACGCTCATCTGCCCGTCGCAATGCCCGGAATGATCCGCAACGTGCCGAGATGGCTCCTCGACCCGCTGGCCCCATTGGCAGTTCGCCCAGCCGATGCGCTCGCTTCGCTGCCCTTCCTCGCCCGATGGCTCCTCGCCAGCCGCCCCGCGGCGGTGCGCGAGGGCGTCGACGCGCTGCGCGCGCTGCACCGCAACACGCTGCGCGAATACCGCATGCTGCTCGGCGATGCCTACCCCGACCACGTGCACGAACGCGGAGGCATAACACTGTTGATAGGCGAGCAGCCGAGCCCTGCCGAACGGCTCGCCGCCGAACTCCGGCGTGAGCTCGGCATAGTTTGCGAGGAACTGGACCGACGCGAGATCGAGGCGCGCGTGCCTGGAATCGCCTCTCATGCACGACGTGCCCTCTACTTTCCCGGGAACGCCCACACACCCGACCCGGCCGCGCTTTGCGTAGCCCTAGGCGATCGGTTCCGCGAGCAAGGCGGCGCGTTCCGGTCCATCAAGGTCGACCGCATTGTTGCCGGTGACGACTTCTGCACCCTTTGGGCAGGCGGTGAAGCGCATCTCGCCGACCAAGTCGTCGTGGCAGCGGGCGCGCGCACGCCAACGCTGGTCAAGCCGCTCGGCCTAAAGATCCCACTCGTCGCAGAGCGCGGCTACCACCTCCAGCTTGTTGATCCGTCGCTGGAGTTGAGCGCGCCGATGATCTACCGCGAAGGCGGATTTGCCCTCACGCCCATGCGCGGCGGAATGCGTCTCGGCGGAACGGTGGAAATTGCGGATGCCGACGCCCCGCCGAACTATGCCCGAGCCGAAGCGTTGTGGGGTCGCGCGCAGCGGCTGTTCCCGGGCCTGACCGCAGCGGACAAACGGCCTTGGATGGGCAGCCGCCCGGCACTTCCAGATAGCGTGCCTGCGATCGGTCGTCTGCTCAGGGCGCCGAGAGTTGCGATCGTGGCCGGCCACGGCCATGACGGGATGATCGGCGGCCCGGCTAGTGGCCGCCTAGTCTCCGAACTAATTTGCGGTCAAGCGACGCACATCGAGCACCGTCCTTATCGGCCAGACAGATTTGGCTGGAGTACGGTGCTGCGCCAGGCCTGGTGA
- a CDS encoding FAD-dependent oxidoreductase, translated as MTYRACDVAVVGAGAFGAWTALSLAEAGVRVTMIDMYPTPNPRSSSGGESRNIRAAYGADAFYTRWARRAWAIWGERQRQFETTLVYPCGSLRAGSDAEIAAQADLFAALGAAFEVLSPDEVESRWPQVRWSAPATFYEPESGVLAAELSLREVERALRRANGQVIRGRGTLLGQGASTRLEVDGEQFPCGTIVLACGPWLPRLLPDLLGGFIRTPRRELLFVAPELGDPRFGWERCPNLVDPLGWTSADLGNGVKIAPPMRGIDMDPDSAERLPTPLAIDGAKQFLTARLPALAKRPIISAYVSQLENTASEDFIIDRHPEAAHVVIAGGGSGHAFKFGPLLGDYVAQMVLDGSRGEHAARFGLAAHRPLLPGEGA; from the coding sequence GTGACGTACCGCGCCTGCGACGTCGCGGTGGTGGGAGCAGGCGCGTTCGGTGCGTGGACGGCGCTGAGCCTCGCCGAAGCGGGTGTCCGCGTCACGATGATAGACATGTACCCCACCCCCAACCCCCGCTCTTCGAGCGGAGGAGAGTCGCGCAATATCCGTGCCGCGTACGGCGCTGATGCTTTCTACACGCGCTGGGCTCGTCGCGCCTGGGCGATTTGGGGTGAACGGCAAAGGCAATTCGAGACGACTCTTGTCTATCCGTGCGGCAGCCTGCGTGCCGGATCCGACGCCGAGATCGCAGCTCAGGCCGATTTGTTCGCTGCCCTTGGAGCGGCCTTCGAAGTGCTGTCCCCCGACGAGGTCGAAAGTCGGTGGCCGCAAGTGCGGTGGTCGGCGCCTGCAACATTCTATGAGCCCGAATCCGGCGTGCTCGCCGCAGAGCTTTCGCTGCGCGAGGTCGAACGCGCACTCCGCCGAGCCAACGGCCAAGTCATTCGCGGTCGCGGCACGCTCCTCGGACAAGGCGCTTCCACGCGCCTTGAGGTCGATGGAGAGCAGTTTCCCTGCGGTACCATCGTGCTCGCGTGTGGGCCGTGGCTGCCGCGATTGTTGCCAGACCTGCTCGGAGGGTTCATCCGCACCCCGCGCCGCGAGCTGCTGTTCGTCGCGCCGGAACTTGGCGATCCGCGCTTTGGCTGGGAGCGCTGTCCCAATCTCGTTGACCCGCTCGGCTGGACCTCAGCGGACCTCGGCAACGGGGTCAAGATCGCGCCGCCCATGCGCGGGATAGACATGGACCCGGATTCGGCGGAGCGCCTGCCTACGCCTCTCGCGATCGACGGCGCGAAGCAGTTCCTTACCGCCCGATTGCCCGCGCTTGCCAAGCGGCCCATTATATCGGCCTATGTGAGTCAGCTCGAAAATACCGCCTCCGAAGACTTCATAATCGACCGCCATCCGGAGGCGGCTCATGTCGTGATAGCAGGAGGCGGCTCAGGCCACGCGTTCAAGTTCGGGCCACTTTTGGGCGATTACGTAGCGCAGATGGTCTTGGACGGCTCGCGGGGCGAACACGCCGCGCGGTTCGGGTTAGCCGCTCATCGGCCTCTGCTCCCCGGCGAGGGAGCGTGA
- a CDS encoding MFS transporter produces the protein MAVVLYLLLLQFLYSWSWSSSDVLRPLFRRLYGLSLAQAGLAYSAQVGAALIGALLVGRVQHRAGRKHTLSLVAAGCGLSLAAGALVDGLAALFVQRLALGLFMGAVFPVTVGLVVDMFPPGQRGRLASLVDATYFSAVIALGWAAAALIPLDWRLLFWPVGGSLVLLSFGAHLLALAAHPEDHPRDAPRARDLFAPPLRAQTLALTAMISVNACGHQAFVGWLTVYLSEVDRVSAAGVAATLTASYLGSISGCFVWGFVVDRFGRRAGGRGLIAAGVFSAAFVLLPAPLWARQVAVFGFGFAFAAIATIGPWLAELYPARLRAPATSIFQWGRCLSLVAPPLTGFLAERFGLPAVMTLAAVAFAMSGLIWRRLPETHHQAWRSTVLQPNLSGR, from the coding sequence GTGGCGGTGGTCTTATATTTGCTGCTGCTCCAGTTCCTTTACAGCTGGTCGTGGAGCAGCAGCGATGTGCTGCGGCCTTTGTTCCGTCGACTTTATGGACTGTCCCTCGCGCAGGCAGGATTGGCCTATTCGGCGCAAGTGGGTGCAGCTCTCATCGGGGCGCTTTTGGTGGGCCGGGTCCAGCATCGCGCCGGGCGGAAGCATACGCTGAGCCTAGTTGCCGCAGGCTGCGGCCTCAGCCTTGCAGCAGGCGCGCTCGTCGACGGTCTGGCAGCACTCTTCGTGCAACGGCTCGCCCTCGGGCTCTTCATGGGCGCTGTCTTTCCTGTGACCGTCGGGCTGGTTGTCGATATGTTTCCGCCGGGCCAGCGCGGCCGGCTCGCCAGCCTCGTCGACGCGACCTATTTCTCGGCGGTGATCGCACTTGGCTGGGCGGCGGCGGCTTTGATCCCGCTCGACTGGCGCCTGCTGTTCTGGCCTGTGGGCGGCTCGCTCGTGTTGCTCAGCTTCGGGGCCCACTTGCTCGCGCTGGCGGCACATCCCGAAGACCATCCGAGGGACGCCCCACGCGCGCGCGATTTGTTCGCCCCGCCCTTGCGTGCGCAGACTCTGGCGCTCACAGCGATGATCTCGGTCAACGCTTGCGGCCATCAGGCGTTCGTCGGTTGGCTGACCGTGTACCTCAGCGAGGTCGACCGGGTTTCTGCTGCTGGAGTGGCCGCCACGCTGACCGCGTCGTACCTTGGCAGTATCAGCGGCTGTTTCGTCTGGGGCTTCGTCGTAGACCGCTTCGGTCGCCGCGCCGGCGGCCGGGGGCTCATAGCCGCAGGTGTATTCAGCGCCGCCTTCGTCCTTCTCCCGGCGCCTTTGTGGGCAAGGCAAGTCGCCGTGTTCGGATTCGGATTTGCTTTTGCCGCCATTGCGACGATTGGCCCGTGGCTCGCCGAGCTTTATCCAGCACGATTGCGCGCGCCGGCCACGTCGATCTTTCAGTGGGGCCGCTGCCTCAGCCTTGTCGCTCCGCCCCTGACCGGGTTCCTAGCCGAGAGGTTCGGATTGCCGGCCGTGATGACCCTGGCAGCGGTCGCTTTCGCCATGTCGGGGCTGATCTGGCGCCGCTTGCCCGAAACACATCACCAGGCCTGGCGCAGCACCGTACTCCAGCCAAATCTGTCTGGCCGATAA
- a CDS encoding MFS transporter, with translation MLDGASQPPLTVRDKVSYGLGSTAEALVFTTTSSFTLLFYNQVRGLDAGLVGTALAVGLFVNAFVDPMVGSWSDRTRSRWGRRHPFMFGAILPAALLFFALYNPPNIGTSGQLVWLSVMNTLLLQVMTVYHTPHLALGGEMSSDYLGRTSVMAYNTFCLWMGDTLGWLLSFRVFFAASGKFPNGALDPSRYPVFSLTVALLVVVILGYSSWSTRNRIPFLPQPKPGQKAFGPRELLRDVSGALANRNYVMLLLGLFFLSMMTGVRIGLWLYTATFFWQLDNNQISLFVIGSFAGYVFAAFAVKRLHARFDKRWTGAIALVLYSLGPAIPLALGYAGVLSARTPHILWILIAFSVLQHAPYSLMITTVTSALADIADENELKYGVRQEGVLYATRTFFQRVDQALGTALAGWVLSAIDFPKGAKPGEVSNEVLMGLAAAFALSAIPGLVAGVFYGMLRVTRGTYEATRAALAERQSAELSPL, from the coding sequence ATGCTGGATGGCGCCAGCCAGCCGCCTTTGACCGTCCGCGACAAGGTCTCGTATGGGCTGGGCAGCACAGCCGAGGCGCTGGTCTTCACGACCACGTCCAGCTTCACGCTGCTGTTCTATAATCAAGTGCGCGGCCTCGACGCGGGGCTAGTGGGAACGGCTCTGGCGGTCGGTTTGTTCGTGAACGCCTTTGTCGATCCGATGGTCGGTTCTTGGTCCGACCGCACGCGTAGCCGCTGGGGGCGCAGGCATCCATTCATGTTCGGCGCAATCCTTCCGGCCGCCCTGCTGTTCTTTGCGCTGTACAATCCGCCGAACATCGGCACGTCCGGGCAACTGGTCTGGCTGTCGGTCATGAATACCCTGCTGTTGCAGGTGATGACGGTTTACCACACCCCGCACCTTGCGCTCGGCGGCGAGATGTCGAGCGATTACCTGGGCCGCACCAGCGTGATGGCCTACAACACGTTTTGCCTCTGGATGGGCGACACCTTGGGGTGGCTGCTTTCGTTCCGCGTATTCTTCGCCGCCTCCGGCAAGTTTCCCAACGGAGCTCTCGACCCGTCGCGCTATCCCGTGTTTTCCCTGACGGTCGCGCTGCTGGTCGTGGTGATCCTCGGCTATTCGAGCTGGTCGACGCGCAACCGAATTCCGTTCCTACCGCAGCCCAAGCCTGGCCAGAAGGCGTTCGGCCCGCGCGAACTGCTGCGAGACGTGTCCGGAGCGCTTGCCAACCGCAACTATGTGATGCTGCTGCTCGGATTGTTCTTCCTGTCGATGATGACTGGCGTGCGGATCGGGCTGTGGCTCTATACCGCTACCTTCTTCTGGCAGCTCGACAACAACCAGATCAGTCTCTTTGTAATCGGCAGTTTCGCCGGTTACGTCTTCGCCGCTTTTGCGGTTAAGCGCCTTCACGCCCGTTTCGACAAGCGTTGGACTGGCGCGATCGCACTCGTCCTCTACAGCCTCGGCCCGGCAATTCCTCTTGCTTTGGGCTATGCGGGCGTGCTGAGCGCGCGAACGCCGCACATCCTGTGGATCCTGATCGCCTTCTCAGTGCTGCAACACGCTCCTTACAGCCTGATGATCACCACCGTGACTTCGGCGCTCGCCGACATCGCCGACGAGAACGAACTCAAGTACGGCGTCCGCCAAGAGGGCGTACTCTACGCGACCCGAACCTTCTTCCAGCGGGTCGACCAAGCGCTCGGTACCGCGCTGGCTGGCTGGGTCCTCAGCGCCATCGATTTTCCCAAGGGAGCGAAGCCAGGTGAGGTTTCCAACGAGGTTTTGATGGGCCTCGCCGCCGCCTTCGCGCTGTCGGCGATCCCTGGTCTCGTTGCCGGCGTGTTTTACGGCATGCTGCGGGTCACCCGCGGTACTTACGAAGCCACCCGCGCCGCGCTCGCCGAACGGCAGTCGGCAGAGCTTTCGCCACTCTGA
- a CDS encoding ester cyclase — protein sequence MSDALPFLLPERAPVTLLRQQDARVLREVQRERSQPLCGYEDRFSDIVDYIVRITDEIWMERAVGYIYDTYDASCTIYSSYGIVRSVEEVVASTVATLNAYPDGEIHHLAVAWSGDEKEGFYTSHLGHSRSTNVGRTPWGPGTGRRTSIRFAADCISRENRIHTEWLVRDNGAAVRQLGYDPHAIARTVAENGTAETFVVSPPTRLDGQAPRGRLDLDECTVDGWARALFHDVWNLRRLDWLPRAYAEDVVAHAGGGRTAQGLRNYQALILHVLAAIPDGMMRVEHVSWSEEADGVIVAVRWVLEGRSAPGGVLGECPAGQPVFMMGMSHLRLAEGRIVEEWMLFDEIGVLAQAYR from the coding sequence ATGAGCGATGCGCTGCCCTTTCTCCTGCCCGAGCGTGCCCCGGTGACCCTATTGCGCCAGCAAGACGCGCGCGTCCTGCGCGAGGTGCAGCGCGAACGCTCACAGCCGCTATGTGGATACGAAGACCGGTTCAGCGACATTGTCGATTATATCGTCCGGATTACAGACGAAATCTGGATGGAGCGCGCCGTCGGCTATATTTACGATACGTACGACGCGAGTTGCACGATCTATTCTTCGTACGGGATCGTTCGTTCGGTCGAGGAGGTCGTCGCCTCGACCGTCGCCACCCTCAACGCCTATCCCGATGGCGAAATCCACCATCTCGCCGTCGCTTGGAGTGGAGACGAGAAAGAGGGATTCTATACCTCCCACCTCGGTCACAGCCGATCGACCAATGTAGGTCGCACGCCGTGGGGTCCGGGAACCGGGCGCCGCACTTCGATCCGCTTTGCCGCCGACTGCATAAGCCGCGAGAACCGTATCCACACCGAATGGCTGGTCCGCGACAACGGCGCCGCAGTGCGCCAGCTCGGCTACGATCCGCATGCCATCGCCCGCACCGTAGCGGAGAATGGAACGGCGGAGACTTTCGTCGTCTCACCGCCGACGCGGCTTGACGGCCAGGCGCCGCGCGGACGCCTCGACCTCGACGAGTGCACGGTCGACGGGTGGGCGCGGGCGCTGTTCCACGATGTGTGGAACTTGCGCCGGCTTGATTGGCTTCCACGCGCCTATGCCGAGGATGTGGTGGCCCACGCGGGCGGCGGCCGCACCGCGCAAGGCCTGCGCAACTACCAGGCGCTAATCCTGCACGTCCTTGCCGCGATCCCCGATGGCATGATGCGCGTCGAGCACGTGAGTTGGAGCGAGGAAGCCGATGGGGTCATCGTCGCTGTTCGTTGGGTTCTCGAAGGGCGTAGCGCTCCCGGGGGCGTCCTCGGGGAGTGTCCGGCCGGGCAGCCCGTATTCATGATGGGCATGTCCCATCTGCGGCTTGCTGAGGGCAGGATCGTGGAGGAATGGATGCTATTCGACGAGATTGGCGTGCTGGCGCAGGCTTATCGTTGA
- a CDS encoding ester cyclase, with protein MAGFEDDFVDIVDYIVRITHQIWVDRAIGRIYDTYDANCVVYSALGTVRSVEDVVANTLQAVSASGDGESHHLNVAWSGDEDEGFYTSHLGFAYATNTGATMFGPATGRRTGRFFVADCISKDNRIHTEWLMRDNGAAVRQMGFDPHEVARRLAQAPAPEQPTIAVPTRLDGQAVRAAYDGPTDTPRGWIEHHFDAWNTRRFDHLALHYAPGIIAHWCGGRTAQGLRNVTALILQLLASLPTGTIRVEHVSWAEETDGTIVAARWTLEGWTRGGGLLGEVPAGKPAAIMGATHFRFRGGVIVEEWTVFDEIGTLVQIYRA; from the coding sequence ATGGCGGGCTTCGAAGACGACTTCGTCGACATCGTCGACTACATCGTCCGCATCACCCACCAGATTTGGGTCGATCGGGCGATCGGGCGCATCTACGACACGTACGACGCCAACTGCGTCGTTTATTCCGCACTTGGCACGGTACGCTCGGTCGAGGATGTCGTCGCCAACACGCTGCAGGCCGTCAGCGCCTCGGGCGATGGAGAATCCCATCACCTCAACGTTGCCTGGAGCGGCGATGAAGACGAAGGCTTCTACACCTCGCACTTGGGCTTCGCCTACGCCACGAACACCGGCGCGACGATGTTCGGTCCGGCGACCGGCCGCAGAACCGGTCGGTTCTTCGTTGCCGACTGCATCAGCAAGGACAACCGCATCCATACCGAGTGGCTGATGCGCGACAACGGCGCCGCCGTACGCCAAATGGGTTTCGACCCCCACGAGGTCGCGCGCCGGCTCGCTCAAGCGCCGGCGCCCGAGCAACCGACGATCGCGGTTCCCACCCGGCTTGACGGACAAGCAGTGCGGGCCGCCTACGACGGCCCGACCGACACTCCGCGCGGATGGATCGAGCACCATTTCGATGCCTGGAATACACGACGTTTCGATCACCTGGCCTTGCACTATGCGCCGGGGATAATCGCGCATTGGTGCGGCGGACGCACCGCGCAAGGGTTGCGCAACGTAACCGCGTTGATCCTCCAACTGCTAGCCAGCCTGCCAACGGGAACTATCCGCGTCGAACACGTCAGTTGGGCGGAGGAAACCGACGGCACGATCGTTGCGGCAAGGTGGACGCTCGAGGGCTGGACCCGTGGAGGTGGTCTCCTTGGCGAGGTACCGGCAGGCAAACCGGCAGCGATCATGGGGGCCACCCACTTCCGCTTCCGCGGCGGGGTGATCGTCGAGGAATGGACGGTTTTCGACGAAATCGGCACGCTTGTGCAAATCTACCGCGCCTGA